CTAAAAAGCAGCAACGTGAGTTTTTTATCTCATTAAGGCACTCGATACAAGAACCACGTATATCCGCAGCCTCTTTAGCAGTTGCTGCTTTTGTTCGTGAGCTTCCTAAGGGAAGCTTCGTGCTTTCCTTTCTCCCCTTCCGAGGAGAAATCAACGTAAACCTAGCAAACAGAATTCTTGTTGAAGAATTCTCGTTAGCTCTTCCTCAAATAGACAATAATGAATTGTCTCCGGTACACATTCCCACTATAGAAGTTTTATCTGAACTATCTCATCCCCTACATTTACCACAGTTCAATTTAGAATTTGTTTCTCCCGAACGTATTACTCACGTTCTTGTTCCTGCTTTAGCCTTTGATAATGAGGGTTATCGCCTCGGCTATGGAGGCGGTTATTATGACCGTTGGTTAGCAATGCACCCGCACCTTTTAACCATAGGCGTCGGTTATCTAGAACAAAAAACAGAAGTTCTTCCTAAAGAGCCTCATGATATTCCCGTTGCTAAAATATTTTTGTGCTAGAAAACAACAGACCTCATCACAATCCCTAAAAAGAACTTCTGTTTGTAACTTCTTACTTGCAACCGCGTCTTGTTTTCTTTAATAAATCCGTGAATTGTCAATAACACAATCTGTGTGTATGATGACAATCCACTGTCAAGGTGAACTACGAAGAATCTTTTATGATCTTTATGCCTATATTGATACGAACTCTACAGATACAGAATATGCTACCAACGCCTCTGCTTTCTATCTTGACTGGTGTGAAAAATTGGGTTATCCATACAAATCAAAAAAACAGCCTAACATACATCTATCATCAAAAATGACCACTCTGAAAATCTCTTAGCTAATTCAGAGAAGAAGCTTACCCTTTCTTCTCTAAAAGTCCAAAACTGGTGGACCTGCATAAGAGGTGTGGAAAAAAGGAGCACCTATAATGAATGTACCAGATCGTAAAAAAGCACTAGAAGCGGCTATTGCATATATCGAAAAACAATATGGCTCTGGATCTATCATGAGTCTGGGGAAACACTCAGCAACTCATGAAATTTCCACTATCAAAACGGGAGCTTTATCTTTAGATTTAGCTTTAGGTATTGGGGGTGTTCCAAAAGGCCGTATTGTGGAGATTTTTGGTCCTGAATCTTCCGGGAAAACTACACTAGCTACTCATATTGTTGCTAACGCTCAGAAAATGGGCGGAGTAGCTGCATATATCGATGCTGAACATGCTCTAGATCCTAGCTACGCTTCCCTTATAGGTGCAAATATCAATGACCTAATGATTTCCCAGCCTGACTGTGGTGAAGATGCCCTAAGTATTGCTGAGCTATTAGCAAGATCAGGAGCTGTTGACGTAATCGTAATTGACTCTGTAGCTGCCTTGGTTCCTAAAAGTGAACTCGAAGGAGATATTGGTGATGTGCACGTAGGGTTACAAGCTCGTATGATGTCTCAAGCTTTACGAAAACTTACAGCAACACTAGCACGTAGCCAAACATGCGCGATATTTATTAACCAAATTCGTGAGAAAATAGGAGTTAGCTTCGGCAATCCTGAAACTACTACAGGTGGACGCGCTTTAAAATTCTATTCATCTATACGCATGGATATCCGTCGTATAGGAGCCATAAAAGGCAACGAAAGCTTTGATCTAGGAAACCGTATTAAAGTCAAAGTTGCTAAAAATAAACTAGCACCTCCATTTAGAACCGCGGAATTTGATATTCTCTTTAATGAGGGTATTTCTTCAGCAGGATGCATATTAGATCTCGCTGTAGAACATAATATCGTCGAGAAAAAAGGCTCCTGGTTCAACTATCAAGATCGTAAGTTAGGACAAGGAAGAGAAGCTGTACGCGAAGAACTCAAGAAAAATAAGAAGCTATTTGATGAGTTGGAAAAACGTATTTTTGAGATTACTTCTTCTCCAAAATCAGCTGTTGTAGAAGAAACAAAAGAAGCTCAACCAGCACCTGTAGCCTAAGAAGTCTCTAAACTATTTATAATTTCTGAGAAATTAAGAGATCCCACGATATTCTCGTGGGATTTTTCATTTTTAAAAACGAAGTATTTCTTCGTAAAGTCTTTACAATTTTCTAATCATTAAAAATACTGCTATTTGTAGCTTCTATTTTCCTCATAACGTGATGAGGAAGGATAAGAAGACTATATTAAGAGCCAAAAGAACACTAGAAATTATGGTTTCTAGGATCTCCCTTACAAGGCTTTTCTTAGTCCACAGCAAATGTATAAACCCGAGTATTACGAACAAAAGCAACATTCATGTTAGGGATGGTGCTATTGCGAAATATAAAGATAAAAATAAGAGGTTTTTACCAATGACTATAGAAGAATACAAAACTTCTGAGAACATGCAAAAATTTTTCGATAATCTGAAAGAATTGAAAAAATTTTTAAAAGACCATGCTCACGAGCATCCAAAACTTCAAGAAGCTTTTGACAAGCTACATCAAACTTTTAAAGTCGCTGAATAGGTGTTGCTCTCTTAATTTAGAGGGCAGATTTTCTAACCCTTGAAAATTATGGGTCTACCTATCTCAAGCTTATAAAACAAAGAAATAAAGCCTTTATACCCTCCAATTAGTGAAAGCTGTGGAGGGTATAACCAGTCATTATAATTAGTGACGGCAGCTACAGCAGCAAGAAGATGATTTACAAGAAGACTCTGCAGGTTTTTCTTCTTCTAAGAAAGAGTCTAAAAAGCACCACAAAGCATCACATACTTCTTTAGAGGCTTGTAAGACCTTATCTTGATCGTTATTTCCTAAAACTTCTATCAGCTCACGTTCTTCTCTGGCATGTCTGATATCTACTTCATTATGTACTGTGAAGTATTCATAACCTTGAGGGTCCTTAAAACCAAAATACTGTTTCAATCCGGAAATTTTTGTTGCTGCAACTTCAGGAATTTGGCTTTCATAGGTGTATAGAGCTGAAACACCAGCAGCTAAGGAGTCTCCTGAACACCATCGTAAAAATGTATCTACTTTCTTTTGAGCTGCTGGACCAGGAATATGACTTTCTAGTTCGTCTTCTGTAACACCTAAAGCATAAGCAAAATCTTTCCAAAGATCTATGTGATTAGGGTAACCGTTTTCCTCGTCCATAAGGTTATCAAGAAGCAATTTACGAGCTGCTAAATTATCACAGCGGCTATGCACAGCTGAAAGATAACGAGGAAAAGCTTTAATATGTAAGTAGTAGTCCTTCGCATACACTTGTAACTGTTCTATCGTTAATTTCCCCTCTGACCATCTCATGTAAAAAGGATGATCTAACATCTGTTTTGCTTTGATATTCTTATCTAGTAGATCTAAACATCGTTTCATTAACGCCTCCAAAAGTTAAAAGTGAGTAGATTCCCAGACTACAGAATTCAGTATAGGGCCATATAAATCTTCGGCTTCATCTATACCTAACGAAGATAAATCAGACTGTAGTGTGGGTGAAGAATGAAAAGTAATTTTAGGTGCATTTTCTATGACTGCTATAGGAGTGTGTTCATCTCCCTCGCCCATACAAAGTACGGCAGACACTGATAAAGCATCTAAAAGATTAATATGCGTCATTTGTAAAGGGCGGCCAAAACAATCCGGTTTCCCCACATAACTATATAGAGGAGAAAACCCATACCAGCATAACCCTAAACCTAAAACACCCCGACGCATAGGGGTCGTATGACTATCTACAATAATCACTCCAAGATTATTCAAATGATAAAAACTCTTTAACCAAGCCCCTAGGGCATTGGTAGATGCTAATAAATCCCTCGGGTACAAAACATAATAATCTTGAGCATTAGACTCGTCGATGCCCGCAGAGGGAATTAGAATTCCCTGTTTTTTAGTTAAATATAAATCATGAAGCTCAGAATAAACATAAGCATCAGATTCTTGTTTTATCAAAGTCTCTTTCGTTGTGGTCTTTGTATCAACAACAGCACCTTCACAAAGACTTAAAACCTTTGAGGATAAAGCAATTATAGAATTCTCTGCCAGCAAAGGAAGCGATTCTTCTAAAATTTCATAGAGATTATCGAGCACATGAATTGTGCGTGTGACAATAGGAGAGATTTTCATAATAACAAATTGTTAAACCTTCTTTTTCGTCTAAAACTTTCTTTTTCCATCCCTCTAATAGAAATAATGGGAAAAAAATATCACCCTCATAACACTTTTTGATGTGTGTTATAAAACAACCGCGCAACATATGATTCTCTAAAAATAGAGAAAATATATCCCCACCACCTATAAGAAAAACAGGAAAGGAAAGTTCTAAACTATTAAACTCCTCTAAGGAAGACACCCAGAAGATGTTTCGGGTATCTTCATGATAACTTCTAGAAAAAATTACTACTTGACGATCAGCTGAATACTTGCTGGGAAGAGCTTCCCAAGTCTTTCTTCCCATGATAATAGGTCGTTTCCCTATAACTGTTGAGAAGAAATTAATATCTTCAGGATAACTCCAGGGTAACTTTCCCTGATTTCCTATAACGCCATTAGGATCACAAGCAGCTACCCCAAATATCGTTTTCATATGGAAATTCCAGGCCATGCCGCTGTAGCTAGAACCCTTTGATTAGCCTCTACATCATGCACTCGTAGGTAATTTACCCCGCGCTGCTGCAAAAGCACGGAAAAACACGCCGTTTCCCAATCCCGATCATTAGCATCATATTTCCCTAACAAAGAAAAACACGACTTTCTTGAATGTCCTACCAACGTAGCACAACCCAACTGACGAAACCTATCCATATCACGTAATACATTCAAAGCTTGTATTTGCGTGGTTCCGAAGCCTATACCTGGATCAAAAATAATTTGATCACGACTCAACCCTAAATCAACAAAAGCCTCTATTTGCACCTCTCCCCAGCTTAACAACTGGTTCGCAGCAGATGCTGAAAAAGCTAACGTTTTATCAGGACGTGGAGGAATAGAACACGAGTGATTAACAACTAATAATAAATCTAATTCCTTAGCGACCTCTGCCATTTCTTTGGATCCTCCAGAAACATCATTAATCCATCGAATAGGATAGAGCTCAACGGCCTTCCTAATAATCTCGGGATAAAAAGTATCTATGGAAATATCAGGATATTGCGCAACACGACCAGACCAACGTTCAGAAAGCAGCTTCAAAACAGGCTCAAGACGGGCCCATTCTTGTTCCATGGAAAGCAACTGTTGCACTCTGGGATTAGTCGCTTGACCCCCGAAATCTATGACAGCAGCCCCCTGAGAAAACAATTCTTCAGCGCGAGCAACCGCCTTAGCAGGCTCAAGATATTTTCCCCCATCTGACATAGAGTTATCAGTAACGTTAACAATACCCATCAACATAGTTGCTGGAGAAAACGCGTTGAGGATCATTTCTTGAGGGCAAGGAATAAGATGAGCGATTTCACTAAAGGGCTTCAAATGATATTGCGAACCAGGCTGGGATAACTGCCTAGAAGGGCAAAGTGAAGCTATAAGAGAAAGTAAAAAAGGCCTTTCTAGAATTCTCTCATGGGGAATAATAACATCTCCCTGATTATAGACCTCATCTCCATATAATAGGATGTCTATATCTAAAATCCTAGGAGACCATGGTAAAGCGTGTGGATCTCTACCGAGTTTGTGCTCTATACCTTTTACTTTAGATAACAACTGCTTGGGAGGAAGAGAGGTTCTTCCTATCAACACGGAATTGAAAAAAGGCAAATCCCATTCTTTCGGAGAATCAGGAAACAACAAAGCCTTTGTTTCTAAAATTATAGAGCTCTGCATCCCCTCGATATCTAGCTCTTTTAATAGGGAAAACGCTTTCCGAAAATTTTCAAAGCGGTTTCCAAGATTAGACCCTAAGGAAAGGCAAATAAAATTTGAAGTTGTCATATCAAGATTTCCCTACTTATTTTAAAGCGAATGGGCTTCAACAAGTTAGGAACAGGGGGACGTTCTTTTAGAACTTCCAACTCTATTTTAGAAACCTTGCCCTTTAACCTTGTCTCTAAAGCATCCATTAAAAGCTTAGACAAATGCTCTACTAAAGCACAAGGCTTACTGCAAGCAACCTCTTCTATTAGAGAAGTTATCTCAACGTAACAGCAGGCGTCGTTAAGATCATCCGAAACACAAACATGGGGCTCTGTAAAGAAAAAAAGAGTCACCGAAACTAAAATGGGCTGCGGGAAATGACGCTCTTCCTTAGAGCATCCTAGTCGCACCCATACACGAAAATCTGGTATTACTAATTGATAAGATTCTGCGACAACACCTAAAAATTACGATATATTCCCTTTAACCCTTGCTATTCTTCACCTTACCTGAACCTGTCTTCTCTTCTTCCAAAAGATCAAGGAAAGCTCGCAACTGCTTAGAACGAATCGGGTGGCGCATTTTTCTCAATGCTTTTGCCTCAATCTGACGAATACGTTCTCGAGTTACATTAAAAGCGGAACCAACCTCTTCCAATGTCTTAGGCTTTCCATCAAGAAGACCAAAACGATGAATCAACACAAATCTTTCACGATCCGTAAGTGTCTTTAAGACTTCTTTCATCTTATCTTTTAGCATGGAGTATCCCGTAGCTTCCGCAGGGGATTCCACACCTGTGTCCTCTAAGAAATCACCGAAGGAGCTTTCACCTCCCTCACCAACTTCTGCCTGTAAAGAAATAGGATGCTGGGCAATCTTATAAATTTCCCGCACCCGATCTGGGGTTAACCCTAATTCCTCGGCCAATTCCTCTGGAGTGGGCTCTTTGCCAGTTTCCATCATCAACTTCTTGGCACCACGAAGAACTTTATTAATAGTTTCAATCATATGCACAGGAATACGAATCGTTCGTGCCTGATCAGCAATGGCACGTGTAACTGCCTGACGAATCCACCAGGTGGCATAAGTAGAAAACTTGTATCCTCTGCGATATTCAAATTTTTCTACAGCCTTCATCAAACCCATATTACCTTCTTGAATTAGATCTAAAAAGGATAGGCCTCGGTTTGTATATTTTTTAGCTATGGAAATTACTAAACGAAGGTTAGACTCCACCATTTCCTTTTTGGCTTCTTGGCTTTTGTCCATCCAACGTTGCAACATACGCACGTCTTTTTTAAATTCTTCGAGCGTTCTTCCTGCAGCAACTTCTCGTTTGTGTAATCTACGCTTAGCTGCATCTAACTTTGCAGCCGCAAACTTATTCCTTTCAGCACGAACCTTCAAATCATTAATTTGCTGCTCTAGCTGCAAGAAAGAATCGTACGCCTTAAAAACAACTTCACCAAAATCTTCCGTAACATTGTGACGGCAGTGAAAACAACGCAGGTATGCTTGCGTACGAATACGACATTTTTCCAAATTATCGTTTAACTTCGCAATTTCCGGCTTCGATAGATTGTTCTGTTTCAACGATAAGAGTAGGGATTCTAAGTACACATCTTCTTCCTTAAGCAAAGTAATCAACTTAGGAAGCAATTTCAGGAAATGCGTCTTATCCTCTACTTCTTTTTCTGAAATAATTTTATCAAAGCGCTCCTTCCCATTGATCAAATATTGTGCAATGGAAATAGCTTCTTTTGTTGAATAACGAAAACGTAAAATAATACGTTCGATTTGGACTTGGGCTTTTTCTATTCTCTTAGAAATTTCAACTTCTTCCTCTCGAGTTAACAGAGGTACAGTTCCCATTTCTTTTAAATACATACGTACAGGGTCGTCCGGTGTTCCCTCTGTACGTTTAGCTAAGCCCTCTAGCTCTTTAGCTTCTTTTTTTCTTTCCTTCTGTCTTTCAACATCTGCTTGATTCAGGACCTGGATATCCATTCCCGTAAGAAAAATTAACACCTGATCAATTTGTTCAGGCGTGTCGAAAGACATAGGAAGGATCTCATTGATCTCCTCATAAGTAATAAAGCCCTGATCTTTAGCAAGAGCAACTAGTTCTTCTAGCTTCTTTTGAGCTTCTTCTTCATGAGCCGCTTCCACAGCTTGGCCATTTTGTGTATTCATGAGCATTTAATTTATTGGGTTGCAACAAAATCATAGGGCCCCAGCCTTTGGGTAACAGTTTAGCCAAAGAAAGATAGGAAATCTAGGGATTTTTCATTAGTCTATCCACGAAGGGCATCCGCATGCACTGGATAAAGAACACCCAAGATATGATTACGAAGGGGTCCTTTATTTAAAACAGTTAAACAATAATAAAAAGGAGTCTGACCATGATTTTTTGTTTTAATTATTATTTTTCCTGATCGCTCCTGGCGATCATGTAAACGAAGATCCGCTTCCCACTGGGCTAAACCTGAGACAACAACATCGCCGTCCATGGTTAAAAAATCTTCTACTCCGTATCCCGTCCAAGTTTTAAATAAAGAGTTAGCAAAAACAGCCCGCTTGGACCGAGGTGCGTAAACAAAAAGCATTCCAAGATTTTCTTCCCTTAAACTATCAAATAACTGACGGCATTCTAATGAATAGTTACATATAGAAGATTCTGATCTTATATAACGCGAGGCTGTTAGGGATGAAGCAGCTTCTGCATTTTCTACCCTAAAGGCTATTTTTTTTAACTCTGATAGAAGTTGCTGAGGTAAATCTTTCGCGCTTGCAGCAGCTTTTCTTGGCAAACTTTCTACCATATTAGACTCAAGCTGCAATAAATTGCGAATTTCACACATTAAATCTTGCACCTTGGACTCTAATTTACCAATGTAAACCTGTCGCATATCTAACATGCTATGCTGCTCTTCAAAAGTCGCTTGATACTCTTCATTAAGAACTTGCTGGTAGGCTAAAGCATCTGCCAACTCCCGATTTAGCCGCTGCCCCTCCTCTTCTTTTTCCTTACACTCTTGAAACAAGGCGTCCAATTGGAGCTGCAAGCACTGGTTTTCTTCCTTTAAACGACCTATCACACCTTCTGCTTGCTGAGCCTCAGATTTGGATTTCATAAAAGCACCGCGAGCAAGAAGCAGCTGGTTAAGCAATTTCTGATTCTGAGACTTCAACTGTTGACTTTCATGCTGACGCTCTTCCACAGTTGCGCAAATTTTTCTTAACCCTTCGTCCTTTTCAACAATTTTACGAATTTTCGTTTGCAGCAACTGTCCCGCGGCAGCTTTCAACTGCTTTTCTCTGCGAATAATAGCAAAGACCCAGCCTGCCGAGGAAATAATTGAAAAAATAAAATAGCTATAAACTTTTTGAAAAGCAGAGAAAAAGGGTAGGCAAATAAGGGGAAGAAGAAACGCTGCTAGAGGGAAAAGGTAATTACAGTACCGTAAAAGAGGGTGAAAAAATTTTTTCACGAACGACATAAAAATTCAAATCCTTTGATCGTACCTTTGCAAAAGCTCACGTTTACTGTTAAGATTTGTTTTAGAAAAAGCCAAGAGATTATTTCTAACTTTTATGTTCGCATAAAAGTTTATTTATCTCTCCCATAAAATACCGTCTATTCTCCGTGTTTTTATTTATTTTTATTTCTGAGTTTTTTATAATTCCAAACTTAATTTCAAGCGGCCTGTCACCAAAGTGTGAGTCTTAAATGATTCGTTGGATTTAGGTCCCGCCCGAGAAAATGCCTTAGTTTTGGAGTGATCATGGCACCGAAAAAAACAACTAAGAAAGGTGGTCCAAAAAAACGACCTTCTGCAGAAAAACGTATTCTTACCGCACAAAAGCGTTGTTTGATCAATCAAAGTTTCAAATCCAAAGTTAAAACTTTGATGAAAAAATTCGAAACAGCTTTAAAAACTGGCGATCAAGCTAGCATCACTTCTGGGCTTCAACTGGTTTATAGCGCCACAGATAGAGCTGTAAAAAGAGGAATTTTCAAACATAACAAGGCAGCTCGCATTAAATCACGAGCTACACTAAGAGCTAACTCGAAAATATAACTGAACAATGAGCAGGTAACTTATGAGCGCCCCCTCCCTTCGCAGACTTTGTCCTTTAACGTCTTGTTTAGGATCAAATCCTTTAATAACTTCCGGGCTCAGTAAGTTACGACAAGTATCAACCGATCTCCACGCTAAGCTCTGCCTTGCTGGTGATATGATTGGGTTAATTGGCTCGTCAGCGACAATTGCCAAAGCATCTTCACATCTGCAATCTGGTCTCACTTTTGACAGGCTTTCATCCCTAGAATCTGCTTGCGGAACAGGGATGGGGATAAACAACCTGTTAGATACCGGAGCTTTATTTACGCAGTGCTTAACTGGAACGATGTTCTACGAAGTTAATGGATCTGGCAATTTTGTCGTTAAGACATGCGTCACTCAAAATGAAGATGGAACTACGACAATATCTCATAAGCGCGTGCTGAGATCCCCGCTGGAAATTTCAAGTAAGGTGACACGTTTAGCTTCAAAGGCCATCGGCTCAGTGTGCTTCGCTGATTCAGAATTCAAAATAGGGAAACTCGGTAAACATGCTAAAGGATTAGGTGGTGTTGGCTCCAGCTTATCAATCCTCAGCTCTGTATGCGGCATGGCCGACGATGCCGTGAATATTGCCTCTGCTGTACGCACAAAAGACGCAACTACCGCGGAAGCTATTGCCACATGCCGTAAAACAATTCGAGAGAAAGTATTATCTCTTATTTGCAACTTCTTTGATGCTGTAGCGGAAGTTGTGGGTCTATTTGGAACTTTTGCTCCCGCTTTACTTGGACCTCACGCTTTGCTCATCGTTGGAATTTTCTGGTTACTATCTTCGGCTGCAAACTTCATCCAAGATTTCATTGGCTAGTTCAGCATCTCAAAAAGAAAAGACTACGTCACCCCATAGGTATACTTATGGGGTTTTTTTATAATCTTATTTAAAGTTTCTCCGTCTGCCCACACAGAAACACTATGCTTTGCTCGTGTAATTGCTGTATAGAGAATAGAAACATCAAAAGTTTCACTTCCCCTGGGAATGATAACAATAACATTTTCGTATTCACTTCCCTGACTTTTATGAACTGACATCGCATAGTTATAGGTGTAGTAAGAAAACACTTTAGAATCTATTGCTGGACAATGTTCAAAGAACAGTTTTTGTGTTTTGGGACAAAGAAATCCTGTATCTCCGTTAAACAATCCCCAAGTTTCATAACGATCGGTAATCATAATAGGAATTGGTAGATCAGGATGAGTTTTCTGAATGGAACGAAAAATAAGATCATTTAACTGCAGATAACCCCAGGGTCCATGACGCATAGGAGTCAAAACACATAATTGCGCTCGAGAAGAAGGTGATTTTATAAATGCTTCTTTTATCATAGCAATTGCAGAATGCATGGGGGGCAAAGGAGTAAAGGGAATCGATTGTTTTTCCAGTATTGCCTGGGAAAGATTTTGAATCTGAGTTGTTTTTGCCCTATGTGATATTCGTAAATTTAGGGCTCTTGCAGGGAAACGCTTAATCAAATCTTGAAGAGGATTCCCAGCTCCTACACCTATAGGAGGAAGCTGATTCGCATCCCCTAATATAATTAAATTATCCGCTACTATTCCCTTGTTCAAATGCGTTCCAGACAAGGTGTTCACTAAACTATGAAGAAGATCGAAAGTAACCATAGATCCCTCATCCACTAATAAAAGATCTACAGAACCACTCTGACTATAAACATGTTCTTGTAAAAACCTGTGGATTGTTTGGATATTCACATGATCTTCTGCAATACCATAAGAAGAAAGAATCTGACGAATATGGGAGGTAGCTTTACCTGTTGGAGAAACTATAGCAATACGTATTTTGGGATCACGTTTCAGTAAAGTAAGGATGATCTGTATAGCTAAAAATGTTTTTCCTGTTCCTGGCCCCCCACAAATCAAAGAAAAACACGAACTAAGAGCTTTTTGAAAAACAAAATTTTGTTCTTCGGATAATTTTGGGTTTTCTTCTGCGACGATATTGTATCTAGGCGATGCTTGTGATAATAAAGAAAGCTTCTGAAATAACTTTTCTCGGATAAGATATAAAGAACGTAAGTAAATTTTGTTATTTTCTATAACAAATAAAGAAGAACGAAGCTCCTCAGGCATATCTTTAAAACATTCATAAAAAAGATTTTCTGAAATCCCAGGAATAGAAGGAAACAACCTATCTTTTTCTATAGTAATAAATGGGTAACCACAACGCAAAAGAGCAGAAAAAACAGCCAAAAAAGCAAAAGTTTTCTCTGATGAAGAGACATGCTTTTTGGCAAATGCTAGGTCCAGAGGTAGTATAAGCTGCTGTTGAACGGCATCATAAAGAAGATGGGAAACGTCTAAACTTAATGAAAGCATAGCGACATGCGTTTTTATCCTCTTTTATAACCTGCTCCGAGATCTTTGGATAGATGTTTTTGGCATAGAGCTAGTGCCTTCTGAACCTTCGGATCATATGTACGGTCATGAAGAGGAAGCGATTGTAAACAATCCAAAGCCTCTGAATAACATTTCTTTTCTAAAAGACATAATCCCAGTAAACGATACGTCAAAGGTGAAGGAGAGATTTTCGTAAGCCATAAGCTATAAAGATAACATTTTTTATACTTACCTTGAGAATACAAGAACTCCGCATCTGCTATAAAATTTGCAATATCTTCTTCACATACAGCTATAGGGCTGATCCCAATATCAGCTATAAAATCTTCTAATTTCAATAAGCGAGAAATAGAATGTCCCGATAATAGCTGCTTATGAACCTGCTTAACAAAACGAAAAACAATATTTTCACTTTCTATGTCATAGTTAGTAAATTGCAAAATAACTCTAAGTAAATTTAGGGCTTTATCATCGCAAGTTCCTAATTTCCAAAGTTGCTTTGCTCCTATTATCAAGTATTTTACAAGCTGTTGCTTATCGATATCGTAAGACTGTATTTCTTCCCATAAGTTTAAATATTTTCTTAAGCTTGTATAGTTATCGTCATCATGAGAGATGATGTCCTGCAGGGCTTCTGGAGAAATTATCAACTTCTCGCTTACCCACATGTCAGAGTCTAACCTTTTTAATAAAGAAAGA
This window of the Chlamydia sp. BM-2023 genome carries:
- a CDS encoding 5-formyltetrahydrofolate cyclo-ligase, with translation MDSSATAKKQQREFFISLRHSIQEPRISAASLAVAAFVRELPKGSFVLSFLPFRGEINVNLANRILVEEFSLALPQIDNNELSPVHIPTIEVLSELSHPLHLPQFNLEFVSPERITHVLVPALAFDNEGYRLGYGGGYYDRWLAMHPHLLTIGVGYLEQKTEVLPKEPHDIPVAKIFLC
- the recA gene encoding recombinase RecA, coding for MNVPDRKKALEAAIAYIEKQYGSGSIMSLGKHSATHEISTIKTGALSLDLALGIGGVPKGRIVEIFGPESSGKTTLATHIVANAQKMGGVAAYIDAEHALDPSYASLIGANINDLMISQPDCGEDALSIAELLARSGAVDVIVIDSVAALVPKSELEGDIGDVHVGLQARMMSQALRKLTATLARSQTCAIFINQIREKIGVSFGNPETTTGGRALKFYSSIRMDIRRIGAIKGNESFDLGNRIKVKVAKNKLAPPFRTAEFDILFNEGISSAGCILDLAVEHNIVEKKGSWFNYQDRKLGQGREAVREELKKNKKLFDELEKRIFEITSSPKSAVVEETKEAQPAPVA
- a CDS encoding CADD family putative folate metabolism protein — encoded protein: MKRCLDLLDKNIKAKQMLDHPFYMRWSEGKLTIEQLQVYAKDYYLHIKAFPRYLSAVHSRCDNLAARKLLLDNLMDEENGYPNHIDLWKDFAYALGVTEDELESHIPGPAAQKKVDTFLRWCSGDSLAAGVSALYTYESQIPEVAATKISGLKQYFGFKDPQGYEYFTVHNEVDIRHAREERELIEVLGNNDQDKVLQASKEVCDALWCFLDSFLEEEKPAESSCKSSSCCCSCRH
- a CDS encoding putative folate metabolism gamma-glutamate ligase, which encodes MKISPIVTRTIHVLDNLYEILEESLPLLAENSIIALSSKVLSLCEGAVVDTKTTTKETLIKQESDAYVYSELHDLYLTKKQGILIPSAGIDESNAQDYYVLYPRDLLASTNALGAWLKSFYHLNNLGVIIVDSHTTPMRRGVLGLGLCWYGFSPLYSYVGKPDCFGRPLQMTHINLLDALSVSAVLCMGEGDEHTPIAVIENAPKITFHSSPTLQSDLSSLGIDEAEDLYGPILNSVVWESTHF
- a CDS encoding dihydrofolate reductase, whose amino-acid sequence is MKTIFGVAACDPNGVIGNQGKLPWSYPEDINFFSTVIGKRPIIMGRKTWEALPSKYSADRQVVIFSRSYHEDTRNIFWVSSLEEFNSLELSFPVFLIGGGDIFSLFLENHMLRGCFITHIKKCYEGDIFFPLFLLEGWKKKVLDEKEGLTICYYENLSYCHTHNSCAR
- the folP gene encoding dihydropteroate synthase encodes the protein MTTSNFICLSLGSNLGNRFENFRKAFSLLKELDIEGMQSSIILETKALLFPDSPKEWDLPFFNSVLIGRTSLPPKQLLSKVKGIEHKLGRDPHALPWSPRILDIDILLYGDEVYNQGDVIIPHERILERPFLLSLIASLCPSRQLSQPGSQYHLKPFSEIAHLIPCPQEMILNAFSPATMLMGIVNVTDNSMSDGGKYLEPAKAVARAEELFSQGAAVIDFGGQATNPRVQQLLSMEQEWARLEPVLKLLSERWSGRVAQYPDISIDTFYPEIIRKAVELYPIRWINDVSGGSKEMAEVAKELDLLLVVNHSCSIPPRPDKTLAFSASAANQLLSWGEVQIEAFVDLGLSRDQIIFDPGIGFGTTQIQALNVLRDMDRFRQLGCATLVGHSRKSCFSLLGKYDANDRDWETACFSVLLQQRGVNYLRVHDVEANQRVLATAAWPGISI
- the folB gene encoding dihydroneopterin aldolase; the protein is MPDFRVWVRLGCSKEERHFPQPILVSVTLFFFTEPHVCVSDDLNDACCYVEITSLIEEVACSKPCALVEHLSKLLMDALETRLKGKVSKIELEVLKERPPVPNLLKPIRFKISREILI
- a CDS encoding RNA polymerase sigma factor — its product is MLMNTQNGQAVEAAHEEEAQKKLEELVALAKDQGFITYEEINEILPMSFDTPEQIDQVLIFLTGMDIQVLNQADVERQKERKKEAKELEGLAKRTEGTPDDPVRMYLKEMGTVPLLTREEEVEISKRIEKAQVQIERIILRFRYSTKEAISIAQYLINGKERFDKIISEKEVEDKTHFLKLLPKLITLLKEEDVYLESLLLSLKQNNLSKPEIAKLNDNLEKCRIRTQAYLRCFHCRHNVTEDFGEVVFKAYDSFLQLEQQINDLKVRAERNKFAAAKLDAAKRRLHKREVAAGRTLEEFKKDVRMLQRWMDKSQEAKKEMVESNLRLVISIAKKYTNRGLSFLDLIQEGNMGLMKAVEKFEYRRGYKFSTYATWWIRQAVTRAIADQARTIRIPVHMIETINKVLRGAKKLMMETGKEPTPEELAEELGLTPDRVREIYKIAQHPISLQAEVGEGGESSFGDFLEDTGVESPAEATGYSMLKDKMKEVLKTLTDRERFVLIHRFGLLDGKPKTLEEVGSAFNVTRERIRQIEAKALRKMRHPIRSKQLRAFLDLLEEEKTGSGKVKNSKG
- the rpsT gene encoding 30S ribosomal protein S20; its protein translation is MAPKKTTKKGGPKKRPSAEKRILTAQKRCLINQSFKSKVKTLMKKFETALKTGDQASITSGLQLVYSATDRAVKRGIFKHNKAARIKSRATLRANSKI